A region of the Bernardetia sp. genome:
TGCATAAGGCAAAAAAAGAAGAAAGATAATACTTTTTTCGTGCGTTTACCCTATAAGGCTACTGAATTTGCTATTTTATTAAACTTTGAGAGCAAAACAATTTTATTCCTTTTAAATCAATTCCTCAACAATTTTCATGAGTTCTTCTAAGTATTTTTTATCCGTTTCATCAAAGTCATTTACCTTATCGCTATCTACGTCTAAAATCAAAGCTACATTTCCATCTTTTCCAAAGGCTGGAACTACAATTTCAGATTTTGAGTCGGTGCTACACGCAATATGTCCTTCAAATTTTTCTACATCTTCTACCAAAATAGTTTTTTTGTCTTTCCAAGAAGTTCCACAAACTCCTTTGCCATATTTTATACGTGTACATGCTAAAGGTCCTTGAAAAGGCGCAAGAACGAGCGTTTGCTTTTCAAAGTCAGTAGAATTATTGGTTTCTACACGATAAAAACCTACCCAAAAAAAGCCCATTCCATATTTTAAAGCTGCTGCAATGTTAGCCAGATTAGCCGTAAGGTCGCTTTCTATTGATGTAAGTCCCTTAATTTGAGGGATAAGTTCTTGATATTTTTCAGCTTTTGTTGCCGTTTCTGATATGATTAGTGTTTCTGCCATTTTTTTATTATGAGTTAAAGGTTTTATTAAATTAACTTTTCTAACAATCGTGATTGATTACTTATTCCAATCATAATAATATATTTTAAATTCTTTGTTTGAGTATCTATGTTTACTCATTTCTTGAAATAATTGATGTTGTTTAAGTTTTTCCACATCAAAATACTTGAGAAATGAACTATCACAATCTACCTTAATATGATATCCTAATTTGCGAGGAGAGCCTACTTCTGATAGATACCAATCAGCTTTTACTTTGTAGTTTTCTTTATTAAAAACTTTTCGAAATGTCTCTTCCAAAGGCTTTTCCTGCTCAAAAATATCTTGGTCTTTATCAATAAGTTTTACATCAAACTCTAATTGTCCAGAAAATTGTACAGTAGTATCTTTAGGATATAATAAATAAACATTATTTTCTTTTTTTAGACTATCCAAAACAAAGTGGTATCTATCAATAGAGTTTGCACTAACTAATTTTTGTTTAGCAGGAATAAATTTTGATTCTAAACGCCCAAAAGCGAATGACATTGATTCCCAACTACAATAACAAAATGAATTAACCCTTCTTGAATTTTTATATAAGTCCAAACAATTATCTGGAGTTGTTCCTCCACATTCTTTAGTGGCTTGAAGCACTAAATCATCACGTAGTTTTTGTAAAACCTCTTTATCATAAATCACTTCATAAGTATCGTAATCAGTATTAGCTCTTACAAATAGCCAGTTAGTATCTTCATTGAAGTTGTTTCCTTCAAAAAAAACAACTTTTTCACCAGAGCAGTTGTAAAAAAATAAACTAAGTCCAATGAGAGTATAAAACAAGAGTCTAAGTATAGGTTTTATTTTCATATTTGAGTAGGAAAACCTTTTGAATAAATCATAAAGTAAAAAAATGTTCAACAAATTTACGAATAATTCGAACACCTAGTTTTATAAGAAAAGCTAATTTAATTTTCCTAACTTAGTACCCAAAGCCACACAAACAACACAAAACGAAATATCTAAAAAAGAAATCAAATCATCTTCACTTCTATTTAGTTTATGAATCCCACAACTGAAAAACAAAAATATTTTATTATAGATTTTGATAGCACTTTTACGAAAGTAGAGGCAATGGACGAACTTTGCCAAATTGCACTACAAAATCATCCAGAAAAGAATAATCGTCTTTCTCAAATTCAGTCTCTGACAGACCAAGCGATGGAGGGAAACCTTTCTTTTAGAGAATCTCTACAGAAAAGAATAGCTATTTTGGAAGCTAATAAGAAACACCTGCCAGAGCTTATCGAAAAACTAAGTGAAAAAGTATCTGAATCTTTCAAAAGAAATCAAACCTTTTTTGACACGTATAAAGATACTATTCTTATTGTTTCTAGTGGTTTTAAAGATTTTATTGTTCCGATTGTAAAAAAATACGGTGTAAAATCAGAAAATATCTATGCAAATGAATTTACATTTGATGAAAATGGAGAAATAAAAGGTTTTGATACAAATAATGTCTTGTCAGAAGACAATGGAAAGGTAAAACTTCTCAAAAAACTCAATCTACAAGGCGATATTTATGTGATTGGTGATGGTTATACGGATTATGAAATCAAAGAAGCAGGACTGGCAAACGAGTTTTATGCCTTTACAGAGAATATCAAGCGTGATAAAGTAGTTGACAAAGCTGATAGAGAAGCTCAAAACCTTGATGAGTTTTTATATGTCAATAAACTAGCCCGTAATATTTCCTATCCAAAAAATAGAATCAAAGTCCTTTTATTAGAGAATATTCATCAATCAGCCAAAGAGATGATGGAAAAAGAGGGCTATCAAGTAGAACTCCTTTCAAGTGCTTTGAATGAAGATGAACTCATAGAAAAAATTAAAGGTGTTTCTATTTTAGGCATTCGTTCTAAAACTAATCTGACTTCCAAAGTAATAGAGCATGCTGATAGACTTTTGGCTGTTGGAGCGTTTTGTATCGGAACAAATCAAATTGATTTGGAAGCCTGTCAAGAAAGAGGAATTGTTGTCTTTAATGCGCCGTATAGCAACACAAGAAGTGTTGTAGAACTTGCTATTGGAGAGATGATTATGCTCATGCGTGGCGTTCCGAAAAGTGTAATGGAAATGCACACAGGCAAGTGGAACAAGTCAGCAACCAACAGTTTCGAAGTGCGTGGTAAAAAGTTAGGAATTGTTGGTTATGGAAATATTGGAGCACAGCTTTCTGTAGTGGCTGAAGCCTTGGGAATGAAAGTTTATTTTTATGATATTGTAGATAAATTAGCTTTAGGAAATGCAACGATGTGTGAATCTTTAGAAGAGCTTTTAAGCATCGCTGACGTAATTTCTTTGCATGTAGATGGGCGAACAGAAAATACAAATCTCATCGGAAAAGAACAGTTTGATTTGATGAAAGAGGGAGTAGTCTTTATGAATTTGGCTCGTGGACAAGTAGTTGATATTCCTGCCTTAGTAGAAAATTTAAAAAGTGGGAAAATCTTAGGAGCAGGCGTTGATGTTTATCCAGAAGAACCGAAAAACAACCAAGAAGAGTTTGTTTCAGAGTTGCGTCAGATTCCAAATGTAATCCTTACACCACACGTAGGGGGAAGTACGGTAGAAGCTCAAGAAAATATTGCACAGTTTGTCCCTAATAAAATTGTAGATTATATCAATGCAGGAAATACATTTTCTAGTGTTAATTTCCCAGAGTTACAGTTGCCAAAACTACAGAATGCACATCGTTTGATGCACCTTCACAAAAACGTACCAGGTATTTTGGCTAAGATAAATCAGATTTTTGCTACTAATGAAGTCAATATCGTAGGTCAATATCTCAAAACCAATGAAAATATTGGTTATGTAATCACTGATATAAATCAGAAATACAATGAGAAGGTCATAGAAGAACTCAAAAATATTGAAGACACCATTCGTTTCCGTATTTTGTATTGATACAAACCCTGTAGGGCAAACGCATGCGTTTGCCCTACAAAACGTAAAAAACAATATAAAATGAATAATCCAAACAAAAAATATCGCAAATCTATACGTGCCAAATGGTGGGATTATGGTTGGAATGGTGCATATTTTATTACTATTTGTACAAAAGAGATGCAGCATTTTTTTGGAGATATAAAAGATGGAAAAATGATTTTATCAAATGTAGGTGTGATTGTAGATGTTTTGTGGCATCAAATTCCTTTATATCATGCTTTTGTAGAGTTAGGCGAGTTTGTCGTTATGCCTAATCACATACATGGAATCCTTATTTTAGATAAGCCAAAAGAAATAATTGAAGAATTAGAGAAAGATGCTAGAATGCCTGTCGAAAAGCGTCTTAAAGAAGGACAGGGAAAAAATACCGTTTCTTCTATCATAGGAAATTATAAATCTGCTGTAACAAAAAATGTAAATCGGTTGGGATTAGCATCTAAATGGCAGTTCAGATTTCATGACCATATTATCAGAAATGAAAAGTCATACCAAAGAATTTCAAATTATATTCTGACAAATGTAGAAAATTGGGAAGATGATAAATTTTTTAACTAAAAAATCTACCCTCAAATTCAAAACAAAATCTAGTTTAGCATTGTAAAGATAAAGCATGTCTTATCTCTACATTTATGAATAATACTCAATTATGAAAACACAAATACTAGAAAAAAATACTCCTACTGCCATCGTCCCTACCAACGACCAATATCTAAAAACTAGACAACGAACACTCTCCCTGTGTCAAGATTTAGAGCCAGAAGATTTTGTAGTGCAGCCGATGGTAGATGTAAGTCCTACTAAATGGCATTTGGCACATACAACGTGGTTTTTCGAAACGTTTTTACTTGTTCCTTATCTCAAAAATTATCAAGTTTTCCACAAAGATTATAGTTTTTTGTTCAATAGTTATTATGAAACTGTTGGAAAACGTGTTTTGAGGGCAAACAGAGGCAATCTGACACGACCAACGACGAAGGAAATTTACAAATACAGAGAATATGTAGATAATTCTATTTTATTATTTTTTGATGAGCTAGAAAAAGGCAATTTTGATGTAGAAACACAAGCTAAAATAAAAAAACGTCTTTTTATTGGTCTAAATCACGAAGAACAGCACCAAGAACTTTTGGTAACAGACATAAAATATGTGTTGGGAAATAATCCTCTTTTCCCTGCTACGAAAATGCCCATTCAAGATTTTACAATCTTTGTAGGTTCAAGGCACGCCTTTACCTCAAATGAAGAAGAAATACAGGGAAATTTTATAAAAATCAAAGAAGGAATTTATCAAATTGGTTTTAATTCAGAAAATGAAAATGATTTTTATTTTGATAATGAGAAAGGCGTTCATCGTGTATTTGTAGAAGAATTTGAAATTGCTAAAAACTTAGTTACTAATAGAGAATATTTAGAATTTATTGAAGCTGGTGGCTATCAAAATTTCAACTTTTGGTTTGCCGAAGGATGGGATTTTGTGAAAGAAAATAACTTAGAAGCTCCTTTATATTGGTTTAAAGAAAATGACGAATGGCTATGTTACGACTTTAATAATTCGGAAAACGGACTACAAAAAATAGATTTAGATGCCCCACTTTGCCACATCAGTTTTTACGAAGCCGAAGCCTACGCACAATTTAGAAATATGCGCCTGCCGACAGAGCAAGAGTGGGAAATTGCTAATGAGTTTTTTGAATGGGGCAAGCGTTGGGAATGGACACGCTCTGCCTATCAGCCTTATCCAAACTTTGAAAAAGATGAAGGGGCATTGGGTGAGTACAACGGAAAATTTATGGTCAATCAGCTTGTCTTGCGTGGAAGTTCGGAAGCAACTGCTCCAAATCATTCTAGACCAACCTATCGTAACTTCTTTCATGCTGACAAACGCTGGCAATATACAGGAATACGTTTGGTAAAGTAGAGTTATTTTTACTAGAAATTATCAAAAAACCTGTAAAACTACTTTTATAATCGTTTTATTGAAGCTAAATTTGTAAATTGTATAATCGAATTGTTTTGATAATTTGAGTTTTTATTCAAATTGTATTCAATTTATAATACATTTTTCTCTAAAAAAGAGAAGTAACACTGACCTTTACAATCAAAAAAGTCAGCCTAAAAGGTTGATTTATACATATATAGCAAAATAAAATAGCGATTTTTTAATATAAATAATAAAGTTAAATGTAAGAACAAGGCTTGCCTTGTTTAGAAGATATAGAAAATATTTTTCTGAAAATTTATAGAAATAAACCTTTAAGATTTATGAAATCTTTATAGGCTTTTGCGAGTATATTTGCTCATACATGCTTGCTTGTATTCAAGTTAGGTTATTTTTCTTTATGTAGAGAAATGAATCTGTTTTTATGTAGAAACAGAAATACGAATGATAAATTATTGATTATCAATGAGTTTTGGAGTTGAAAAAACTAATTCGTAATTAGCTACGCTGAATGTAGTTCATAATTGACAAATTCGTAATTAAAATATTCATTTAATCTAAAGAAAATATATATAATGTATCTTGAACTTACCATTACGGCTGTTGTGGCTCTAATTGTAGGAATTTTGATAGGGCGTTTTTTGCTTATCAAGGTTCTTGCAGGTCTGAAAGAAAAGGCAGATAATGAAGCCAAACAAATTCTACAAACAGCCAAAGCTGATGCTGCAAATCTTCTGAAAGAAAAAGAATTGGCTGCTAAAGACCACTTTTTGAAACTCCAAGCAGACCATCAAAGAGAATCTAACAAACGACAAAAAGGAATTGCTTCACAAGAATCTAAACTCAAAAAGCAAGAGCAGCGTTTCCAACAAATCGAACTCAAACTCAAAGAAAAAGAAGTTTCTATAAACAAAGAGCAAGAACTTCTCAATAAAGAACTCCACAAACATCAGCAGCGAAAAGACGATTTATACAAAAAAATGGAAGCTGTGGAGCAAAAAATGGAAGATGCTAAAAGACTTGAGAAAGAAAAAATTGTTTTGTTAGAAAAAGTATCTGGACTTTCAGCCGAAGAAGCTAAAAATCAGCTTATTGAATCCTTAGAAAAAGAGGCGCAAACCTTAGCCACAGCTAAGATTCGTCAAATTATGAGCGATGCTGAACTTACAGCTACAAAAGATGCTAAACGCTTAGTTCTTTCTACTATTCAACGCACAGCTACTGAACACGCCATCGAAAACTGTGTTTCTGTCTTTCATTTGGAAAGCGATGATATTAAAGGAAAAATTATTGGTAGAGAAGGGCGAAATATCAGAGCCTTAGAAGCTGCCACAGGTGTTGAGATTATTGTAGATGATACGCCAGAGGCGATTACTATTTCTGGTTTTGACCCTGTCAGAAGAGAAATTGCTCGCCTTTCCTTGCATCGTTTGGTAGCAGATGGAAGAGTACACCCAGCAAGAATTGAGGAAGTTGTTGCCAAAACGACCGAACAACTGGAAGAACAAATTATTGAACTTGGAGAGCGTGCTGTTATTGAACTTGGAATACACGGACTGCATTTAGAACTCATCAAACTTGTTGGAAAAATGCGTTTTCGTTCGTCGTATGGACAAAATCTCTTACAGCATTCTAAAGAAGTTACTCGCCTTTGTGCCACGATGGCATCCGAAATGGGCTTAAACGTAAAACTTGCTAAGCGTGCAGGGCTTTTACACGATATTGGAAAAGTTTGTACAGAAGACCCAGACAAACCACATGCTATTTTAGGAATGGAACTCGCAGAGCGTTATGGCGAACATCCAGAAGTTTGTAATGCTATCGGTGCGCACCACGATGAAATTGAAATGACTTCGATGCTTTCGCCTGTTATTCAAGCCTGTGACGCTATTTCTGGGTCAAGACCAGGGGCAAGGCGTGAAACCATGGAATCTTATATTCAGCGTTTGCAAGACTTAGAAAATTTGGCTACCTCGTATGATGGCGTAAACAAATGTTATGCTATCCAAGCAGGGCGTGAACTTCGTGTGATTGTAGATTCTGAAAATGTGATGGATGATAAAGCAGACGAAATCGCTTTCAAAATTTCACAACAAATTCAGACTGAAATGCAATATCCAGGGCAAGTAAAAGTAACTGTCATTCGTGAAAAACGAGCGGTGCATTATGCGAAATAAATGTAGAAGGTAGATTTTTTGAATGATAAATTATTATAGGTAAAAGGCTTGCCCTTTTCTAGCCTTTAAAATAGTATGAAATTTAAGTTTATAGATTTATTTGCTGGAATTGGTGGGTTTCACTTAGCAATGCACAGACTGGGTGGAGAGTGTGTTTTTGCATCTGAAATTGATGATTTTGCAAGAGAAACTTATAAAACTAATTATCAAAATATATCTCCTAAGCTATTTCAAAATAAATTATTCAATAAGGATATTCGAAGCATAAATCCAAAGGATATTCCAGACTTTGATGTCTTGTGTGCT
Encoded here:
- the egtB gene encoding ergothioneine biosynthesis protein EgtB, with translation MKTQILEKNTPTAIVPTNDQYLKTRQRTLSLCQDLEPEDFVVQPMVDVSPTKWHLAHTTWFFETFLLVPYLKNYQVFHKDYSFLFNSYYETVGKRVLRANRGNLTRPTTKEIYKYREYVDNSILLFFDELEKGNFDVETQAKIKKRLFIGLNHEEQHQELLVTDIKYVLGNNPLFPATKMPIQDFTIFVGSRHAFTSNEEEIQGNFIKIKEGIYQIGFNSENENDFYFDNEKGVHRVFVEEFEIAKNLVTNREYLEFIEAGGYQNFNFWFAEGWDFVKENNLEAPLYWFKENDEWLCYDFNNSENGLQKIDLDAPLCHISFYEAEAYAQFRNMRLPTEQEWEIANEFFEWGKRWEWTRSAYQPYPNFEKDEGALGEYNGKFMVNQLVLRGSSEATAPNHSRPTYRNFFHADKRWQYTGIRLVK
- the rny gene encoding ribonuclease Y; amino-acid sequence: MYLELTITAVVALIVGILIGRFLLIKVLAGLKEKADNEAKQILQTAKADAANLLKEKELAAKDHFLKLQADHQRESNKRQKGIASQESKLKKQEQRFQQIELKLKEKEVSINKEQELLNKELHKHQQRKDDLYKKMEAVEQKMEDAKRLEKEKIVLLEKVSGLSAEEAKNQLIESLEKEAQTLATAKIRQIMSDAELTATKDAKRLVLSTIQRTATEHAIENCVSVFHLESDDIKGKIIGREGRNIRALEAATGVEIIVDDTPEAITISGFDPVRREIARLSLHRLVADGRVHPARIEEVVAKTTEQLEEQIIELGERAVIELGIHGLHLELIKLVGKMRFRSSYGQNLLQHSKEVTRLCATMASEMGLNVKLAKRAGLLHDIGKVCTEDPDKPHAILGMELAERYGEHPEVCNAIGAHHDEIEMTSMLSPVIQACDAISGSRPGARRETMESYIQRLQDLENLATSYDGVNKCYAIQAGRELRVIVDSENVMDDKADEIAFKISQQIQTEMQYPGQVKVTVIREKRAVHYAK
- a CDS encoding GAF domain-containing protein, whose amino-acid sequence is MAETLIISETATKAEKYQELIPQIKGLTSIESDLTANLANIAAALKYGMGFFWVGFYRVETNNSTDFEKQTLVLAPFQGPLACTRIKYGKGVCGTSWKDKKTILVEDVEKFEGHIACSTDSKSEIVVPAFGKDGNVALILDVDSDKVNDFDETDKKYLEELMKIVEELI
- a CDS encoding transposase encodes the protein MNNPNKKYRKSIRAKWWDYGWNGAYFITICTKEMQHFFGDIKDGKMILSNVGVIVDVLWHQIPLYHAFVELGEFVVMPNHIHGILILDKPKEIIEELEKDARMPVEKRLKEGQGKNTVSSIIGNYKSAVTKNVNRLGLASKWQFRFHDHIIRNEKSYQRISNYILTNVENWEDDKFFN
- the serA gene encoding phosphoglycerate dehydrogenase; translated protein: MNPTTEKQKYFIIDFDSTFTKVEAMDELCQIALQNHPEKNNRLSQIQSLTDQAMEGNLSFRESLQKRIAILEANKKHLPELIEKLSEKVSESFKRNQTFFDTYKDTILIVSSGFKDFIVPIVKKYGVKSENIYANEFTFDENGEIKGFDTNNVLSEDNGKVKLLKKLNLQGDIYVIGDGYTDYEIKEAGLANEFYAFTENIKRDKVVDKADREAQNLDEFLYVNKLARNISYPKNRIKVLLLENIHQSAKEMMEKEGYQVELLSSALNEDELIEKIKGVSILGIRSKTNLTSKVIEHADRLLAVGAFCIGTNQIDLEACQERGIVVFNAPYSNTRSVVELAIGEMIMLMRGVPKSVMEMHTGKWNKSATNSFEVRGKKLGIVGYGNIGAQLSVVAEALGMKVYFYDIVDKLALGNATMCESLEELLSIADVISLHVDGRTENTNLIGKEQFDLMKEGVVFMNLARGQVVDIPALVENLKSGKILGAGVDVYPEEPKNNQEEFVSELRQIPNVILTPHVGGSTVEAQENIAQFVPNKIVDYINAGNTFSSVNFPELQLPKLQNAHRLMHLHKNVPGILAKINQIFATNEVNIVGQYLKTNENIGYVITDINQKYNEKVIEELKNIEDTIRFRILY